TAACATATTCTTTTTTTGAGAAGAGAAGAAATCTTTTCTATTTAACGCTAAATGGATTCTTGCAAAGGGATGTTTTGGCAGCCTAAATAAAAAATTTTTTGATAAGTTGTCCTGCTACCTTTAGGAGGGACAGGGTGGCAGGATAATTTATATCATCCCTGACATAACGATGAATTACCGCCAGCTGAATTATTTTCCAACATTTCATTTTGATAACCGAAATTTCATGTTGGCTAATAATTTAAGTATTCATGGAAATTTGAACGCAGATATTATTTTCATGATGTTTTCTACCAACTTGGAAATGATTCTAACTCCTTCCTAGATATCCTCGCCATTTTTTCAAGCCATTTTGCGTTGCTTATCTGACCTGTTTCCCATTGATTAACACATCCGAGATGTTATTAACGTCTTTATCAGAAACGTAGGGTGTCCCTATGCAGAATTTCTTCTGAAGAATAACTCATCAGTATTTTTCAGAAAGTCAAAAGTAAGATTTTCAATTTTTAAACTCTACCGTATGTGCGTAATATCTGACATAGTGTTTTATTGCGTGACGTGAGGATGTAGAAGTCTTGCGGTTGCAGAAGCGAATCGACTTCAAGATCATGAGGATTTCATATCAGGTGTTTCTTCAAAGAGTCGATGCATTGATAATGCAGCACCGGGGGCTACTCTTTGTTTGGCCGGAAGTACTGGTGGTAGATCCGATGAGCGAAACTGCTGTGTTAATGTGTGAGACGACAGAATTATTTTAATTCCGAACTATTGGATTTATAGGATGTTCTTTCAATTTTTTTGTTAGTTTTAAAATTACACGGCTGTTGCATCTCAGAGTCGCTACTTAATTGAACTGGAGTTAGAGCAACGCAGAGTTTCGTTTATCTCAGGAAACGTAGTTACTGCGTCATGAGGGATATTTAGTTAATCACAAGTACGTTGAGCGAAGCTGTAAATCCAACCCCTGACCGTAAAATGCAGATAACGTCAAAGAAGTCTTGCAACATACTACTTTCCTTTGTTGCACTTGGAAGTGCCAAATTTGACATGTTTTAAGTATTGGTACAGGGATGTCTTATACATACGAAGGGTAATAGACCATATAGAATTTATTCTGCAATCAACACTTAGTTATTTTGACCTACTCAATTTCCTTGATATTTTTTTGAACGGAAATATTGATAACGATAAATATGGCATTATTAGATGTGGCTCTCTGTAGAATCTTATGGTAGGTCAGGAAATTTAATAAAGTAAGTACTTATGATGTTAACCGGATAAGTTGTGAAAAAAAGCCGTACCCTGTCATATCTATCAGTGGTGCGGCCTAAGTACATCAATTGAAGATAAAATTTTTAAATTATGTAGTTGTATAAATACAGTTCACTTCATTGGCTTTTTGAGCTTTTATAAGAAATGAAGGCTACAGCAAAATTGTTAATTTTATTCATTGTTTTTTCTACAACAGGAGTAATGATAAGCCTCAGCTTTGGTTCAATAAATATTGAAATAGCTAATGATAGAACAAACATCGCTGATAGTGCAGATATCAGGCAGTTAGTCTGAGATATTCCAAAAGACGATAATTTCCCCATCAATGCAGAACCAACAAGTTGATGGATAAGATACAAAGGATAAGTCGATAGCCCTAAAATCCTGACTATTTTTCCTCCACCTTTGCCAATTACTTCTGCAACATATTCATTAAATTCCACTGATAAGTAAATGAATAACGAGGATAAAAGCCACAAAAATACACCAAGATAACTATCTGTGCCATGCAATGAGTGGAATACAAGTATGCAACTGCCAACTAAACCGCATACAATTCCATAGCATCTTATCTTGGTAAGTCCATTATAAAGCAATCCATAAAGGAAATAACCAAAACCAAACTCACATGCGTTAACGATAAGAGATAGCTGGAAGGGTCTTGATTGCGATAACCAACCCAAATCAGGTCGATAGATAAAAATAAAATAGCAAAATAATGTGCTTGCAGTAGTTAGTATAGTCATTACATATTCAATTTTATTGAAAGCATTAATGGCTATAACGGCAAAAATTATAAAGTAAAATGAACATTCAATGCCTAATGTCCAATACGTTCCATCAATATGATCTCCGATTGGTATGAACAAAACACTGCGAACCCACGAGAGAATCACTTCTACACTACTGCGGTGGTCAACAGCAAGAGCAACAACTAATGTTATTGAAGCACAAATCCACGCAGCAGGGAATAGGCGTAGTATTCTGCTACGAACAAACTTTGCAGCACTCGCACCTTGTGCACTATATGCAATAACGAAACCAGAAATCACAAAGAAAATATCAACGCCCACACGCCCAGCACTAGTTATTCCTTCAGCCCAGGGAAAATCAAAACTTCCATTGGTTATTTTATATGCCGTGAAGCCCGGTACCCCAATCCAGTAACTCAGATGAAATAACATCACGTATGCAGCACATAGAAATCGAATTATATCAATTCCATATATCGGCTTGGGTTTTGTAAGAGTCATTAATTCACCGCCATAAATTAAATACATGAGGCCAGTCACATTCTCATTTTGGAAATGTGGCTCGTTATCGTATCACAATGTTTGATACTCCATTTTTATTATTAGGCGTCATATCCATGACTATTTACTAGGCTAATGGCTTTGCTTAATAAACGTGTTGCATCCTACTTTTATTTTCGATGCTTTCCTGAATAATATGACGTTTTCTCAACCCTTGTACGTACACATGAGAAAATACCAAACAGAAGAGAAATGATGTTGAAAATAGCTGAAGGCTAGCTAATGTGTATGAGGTAAATGCCCATATTACTAATAGCGCGCACAGGAGTACTCTGTTTTTATTCCTGTTTAAAAATACATAGGTGGCCATCCATATGAACGATGCTGCAAAGAAAAACCCTGAGAATAGACCAAATGCAGAGCGTGCTAGTCTGAATTCATTCTCCATATAAGCCTGGCCACCAACGCCAAAGAGACTTAACATAGGATCACTTGACATAATTTTATTCAACTGATCATATTGAATTTCCCTCATCTGGAGGGTATCAAGGTTTGCCTGATTTGCCATCTCAGGATGAATTAAAGCATTAATTTTGTTTGTTGCTATATAAACCATGTCTGTGAAAAATGTTGGGTTAGTCAAATACTGTTCCATCGCAATGAGAAGCAGGAATGGACCGATAATTGCTATATAGCTCGTAGTTTTAAGTGGCTTTCTGAACACAGATAGAATTAATATCAAAGCCATTGTTACCATTGCTGTGCCTGTATTCTGGGCTACTATTCCGAGTAGTAAGCAAGCCATCTTAATATTGAAGGTTATAAGATTTTTTTGCTTCACCACAAAGATAAGGCAGAAAATTGCAAAACAAATCATCTGGCCATCCATTGTAGGATAACCCACTCCCATTCTACCCCAATCTCTGAAGTCTGGCTTGAATAAAGGAAAGCCAAAAAGATATATAGGGATAGTGATGACAGAATAGATTGCAGCAAGAGTTATAACAAGCTGTATTCCTTTCTCTGTGATTGATATGTTGTTTCTCGCATAAGTAAGAAAGGAAAGGAATATTATTGAAAAAAGAATGTGTTTATAGACAGATGAATATTTATTTGCATAAATCTGAAGCGCACCAACTTTGAAATCTTCTATGTGATTAAAAAGTGTTACAGGTATGTTTATTATTGCAAATGCAGATACTAGCAGAAAAGGTAATGCAAGTTTTATATCCTGTTTTTTTACGGTCTTAAGAAGTGGGAGGCAAAGGAGTATAAATAAATTAAGACCAAGCTCCCTGAAAGGAGACACTAGGTCTGAAATGATAAGGTTACTCCTCATCCCATCAAAAACTATAAAAAAAACCAGGAAAAAGAATATGCACCTATGTAGAGTGCTAACACGCAGTGTCATGATCGTTAACCGGTTAAATTGCTGATTTGTAAATGCTACATTACCAGATAATTAGCGTCAATAGCATGTTGCCTATTGGAACTTTCTTAAACAACTTATAGGGATTTGTCCTATGCGTGTAAGTCAATTATCCATGAATAAACAGGTGATTAATAAAAATAGGCGGGATTTTATATTTAAGGTAATTCTTATGTCTAGTGCGTCTTCATTGCTCCCTGGCTTTGCTTTCTAGCTAGCTAGGCTGCTTTCCTTTACGGCGAAAATTCAGTTTCAGCAGGCAGTAAATCCGGTGGACTCTTTTATGGTTCCAGGAATTGCCTTGTCTGCGGAGTATCTGAAAAAGTTTATTAAATCCATACCGTGGATAGCGCTCAGCCGCTACACGTCAGCGCCACAATCACTGGCTCATCACGCAGTGTATCCGGCTGGTAAAGAAATACCGTACCTGCTCAGCGATAACATCCTGCATGCCCGGCGTATGCTCATCGCAAACTGGGTGGTCACATAGCTGACGAGCTCACGTTTTATCGCTGGTTTTAAAGCGTTTTTTCGATGACGTCTTTTAACGCACGATTTTCCAGACTCAGATCAGCAAACATTTGTTTCAGCCGGCGGTTTTCGTCCTCAGGATCCTTCATCTTTTTGATATCAGAGGCTTCCATACCGCCATACTTCACTTTCCAGTTGTAATAGCTGGCCTCAGAAATACCGGCTTCACGGCAGACATCCTTGACGGTGCGTCCGGCTTCGACAGACTTCAGAACGGCAATGATCTGGTGTTCGGTGAATCGGGCTTTACGCATGGCGATCTCCTCAGGAAGACATAATCAGTATGTCGGAAGATCTCTAAAAGTGAATGGGCCGGTTTACAGGGATGCTTACACTGGCCGGAACATACTGGCCATCTTATGCGTGGGGGTCCACTGCGGTCTTCACGTTGCTCATTATCTGGCTGGCCGCCCGGATGAAATAAATGCTTCTCCTCATCGACCACTGCAGACGAATAACGCCAGATATAAGCTGACGGCCCACGCAGGCGAGGAAAAAAATGTTACACGTTTGGATTCTGGCTGGGTTGCGGCAGGCCGCAGAAGATCAGTAAAGCGTAGGTCTGTAAGGCTACAGGTCCGCGATCCAGCATCGATTTCCCCAGTTTTCTGGTTCCAGCCGACAGGTGAAGAAGTACAAAAACGCGGTCACTGATACTTTTTTTGCATAACAGAAATGACAATTCATCAATCGTAACCGAGGTGAAACAATTAGAGTGCTTAAAAAGGAGAAAATATGCGTACCCGAAATTTATCTCAAAACCTTACTGTCAGTTCTGTCGGCTATGGAGCCATGGGGCTGAGCGAATTTTATGGCCAGACAGACGATCAGGCCTCCCTGCAACTGTTACATAAGCTCATCGATTTGAATATCACGTTCATTGATACCGCGAACCTTTACGGGCGGGGCCACAATGAGCGCCTGATTGGTCACTTTCTTGCCGGGCTGGATAAGACGACGCGTGAGCAGTTCAAAATTGCCACGAAATGTGGAATCGATCGCTCACCCGACGAGTCATATGCCCGTACCATTAACAACCAGCCTGACTATATCACTCGCTGCTGTAATGAGTCCCTCAAAAGACTGGGTGTTGAGCGAATCGATTTGTTCTATCTGCACCGGGTCAGTCAGGCCACTCCCATTGAAGAGAGTATGGAATGCCTGAGCCGTCTCGTCAGTGAAGGTAAGATCAACCACATCGGCCTCTGTGAGGTCTCCGCTCCCACTCTGCGACGGGCCCATGCAGTACACCCGCTTACCGCGCTGCAGACAGAATATTCATTGTGGACACGCGATATTGAAGATGAAATCCTTCCGGCATTGAAAGAGCTGGGCATCGGCCTGGTGCCTTACTCTCCCTTGGGAAGAGGCTTCCTGACCGGAAAATACCGCAAAAACAGTGATTTTGGGGAAGGGGATTTCCGTAAAAATAATGAGCGATTCATTCAGTCCAGCCTCGATCATAACGCCCAGCTTCTTGACGTTATCGAACCGCTGGCTGAAAAATACAGCTGTACCACGGGGCAGGTTGCGCTGGCCTGGCTGCTGGCGCAGTACGACAGGCTGGTTCCTATTCCCGGAACCAAGCACACCTGTTATCTGACTGAGAATGCCCGGGCGGCAGATATTCTTCTGGAGAGCTCAGATATTGCCTTGCTGAACGATATTCACCAGCGCGTTGAGATCTGGGGCGGCCGTTACTCTGAGGAAGGCATGAAAGGCGTTAATGCCTGAAATCACCGGGCATAAAAAAACCGGGCAATGCCCGGTTTTTTCTTTTCAGCGCCGCAGCATGGTTGATTTTCTCAGCGGTATACGCTCAGCGCCACACCTTCGCCGCCGCCCACGCATAATGCCGCTACGCCACGCGTGGCATTATTGCGTACGAGGCTATGGACAAGCGTTACCAGGATGCGGCATCCGGACGACCCGATAGCATGGCCGAGCGCAATTGCCCCGCCGTAAGGATTAATGCGTTCCGGTAATATACCTGTACGGCTGATGACTGCCAGCGCCTGAGCTGCAAATGCTTCATTTGACTCAAGATGTTCAACGTCTTCTGGTTTCCAGCCCGATCGGGCAAGGCAGTCTGCAATCGCCTGTACCGGCGCGGCGCCCATTAATGCCGGCCTGATACCCGAGTTGGCGAATTTACCCAGCGAGGCGAGAACCTGCAGCCCTCTTGCCGCTGCCGTTTCCCGGGTGCAGAGAAGGACTGCAGCAGCTCCATCGTTAAGCGAAGATGCATTCCCTGCGGTTACCGTACCGTCCTTTCTGAACACGGGCTTCAGTTGCCCCAGTTTTTTAATAGTGGTTTTACGGGGGCCTTCATCCGTATCGACCCGCAGGGTCTCGCCTTTTCTGTTCTGCCATTCCACAGGGACAATTTCACGTGCAAAAACGCCCTGCTCCTGCGCGCTTAACGCCTTCATATGGGATAAAAGCGCGAATTCATCCTGCGCTTCACGGCTGATACAAAATTCATCCGCAACATTTTCGGCGGTCACTCCCATATGATTATTGTCAAATGCGTCCCAGAGTCCGTCAGACACCAGGCTGTCCTTCAGATTACTGTCACCCAGCCGCATTCCGGTACGCGACGACATCAGGATATGCGGTGCGCTGGACATGCTTTCCTGACCGCCGGCGATAACAAATTCTGCCTCCCCCGCCAGAAGCGCCTGCATGCCCAGATGAACCGACTTGAGGCCTGATCCGCAGACCTTATTAATGGTCAGGCACTGCGTCTCAACCGGCAGTCCGGCATTCAGCGCGGACTGCCGTGCAGGATTCTGGCCGCAGCCTGCGGTCAAAACCTGTCCCATAATAACCTGTGAAATTTCACCGGCCTTCACGCCCGAGTCTTCAAGAAGCGCATTAATGACGCAGCTCCCCAGCGCGACTGCGGAATGATCGGACAGGGAGCCCATAAATGCGCCTGTTGCCGTGCGCTTTGCAGAAACGATCACAACTTCATTCATAAGTTTTTCCCTTAAGGCCGGGTAAAGTATGGCCGGTTGCCGCCATTGCAGCGCGGTAGGCTGTCAGGCCGTTCATGCATGCCGGTACGCCGGCGTAAACGGCCATCTGTATTACGATTTCAAGCAGCTCTTCAGGGGTAACGCCGGTGTTAAGCGCTGCTCTCATGTGCAACTCAAGCTGGGGCATGGCGTTACCCAGCGTCACGAGCGATGCCACCGTGAGCATTTCCCGCATTCTGAGATCCAGCCCCGGGCGGCCTACCACAGCGCCAAAGGCGTAATCGGTGATCAGGGCGGGCAGGCTGGCGTCAAGATCACTCAGCCGGTCGGTGACCTTAGCGGCCAGACCGGGTTCAAGACGGTCCATAATGTCTCTGCCATAGCGGGTAAGATCGTTAGTTTGACTCATAAGATTTCTCCAGCACGGTTTGAGCTGAGGCCACGCGCGTCGGGATAACGGCCACGAGCAGCACAGAAAGGCCGATTGCGGCACCGGCTACGATATAGAGCACAGGAACAGATAAAGCAGATACCATCCAGGCACCGGCAGATGCGCCTATACCGATAGCGGCATTGAAAAATGAAACGTAGACAGCAGAAGCCGGGAAGGCTTTATCTTCCGCCAGGCGTAAGACCCACGTCTGAAAGCCCACAAAGATCCCGGATACTGCCACACCCCAGATAACCATCGCGGTGAAAACGGCAGTATCTGAAAGCGCTACACCGGATAATCCCAGCGAAACCAGTACGGTGCTGATAAGCAACACTGAGACACAAACCGTGGCCCTGAGGTATTTATCGATAACCATCCCGGTCAGAAAATTACCGGCGAGGCCTGCGATGCCGTACACAAACAGAACCACCGGTATTAGTGAGGTGGCGAGGGACTGCTGCGTGTGCAGCCAGGGTTCAATGTAGGTAAACGCGGCGAAGTGCGCGGTCACTGCCAGTAACGTGGCCGAATAAATTTTCCACAGCGCAGAGGATCTGAGCACGCTTTTCAGCGCGTCCAGACCGATGGCGCTTTTACTGGCTATCTGCGGAACAAGTACGCTCATGCCGGCAAATGCGATTATGCTGAGTCCCGCCATCAGCCAGAAGGCCAGCCTCCAGCCGAAGTGAATACCGATATAGTTTGATACCGGCACGCCAAACACGCTGGCTGCGGACACGCCACCAAAAACAATCGACGTGGCGGCGCCGATGTATCTGGCCGGCACAATGGAAACCGCCGTTGCTCCGATCATCGCCCAGAATGCACCGTGAGCAAGCGCACCCAGCACGCGCGCTGCAAGCAGCAACGTGTAAGTGTTTACCGTAGCCGCAAGTACGTTAGACAGAAAAAGGATGACCGTCAGCGCAAGCAGAAGCCGCTTCTTGGCAACATTGCCCAGGAAGACTGATGCAATGAGCGCGCTCAGGGCACCGACCCAGGCATAAAGCGAGACCGTCATGCCCACCGCTGATTCAGAAGAGTGAAGTCCTTCCGCCATCGGTGTCAGCAGGCCAACAGGCGCCAGCTCTGTGGTGACGATTGTGAAAGTTGAAAGAGCCAGAATAAACAGGGCAAGCCATAACCTTAAGGACATAGCCTTCGGGGCATTATCTGTATTCATTTTTTTACCTCTGGGATGATTTAAATAACTGGCCAGCACTTTTCTTTCGCGTGCATGGCAAGCTCCGTAGATTTTCCCACGCATACGGGATGGCCGACTGACTCGAGCATAGGGATGTCCGACAGATCATCTCCATAGGCATAACAATCATCAGGACTTATTTTCCTCTGACCGCAAAACTGAATAAGCGCCTCCATTTTCCCTCGACCTATAGTTTGTGGAGTACCTATTTCACCCGTAAGGTACCCCTTATCGGTGATTTTCAGTGGCGCACAGAGGATATCTGTTACGCCAAGATATTTTGCAATTGGTGCAAGAACGGGACGCATGGATCCGGAAATGAAGACCGCAGGCATATTTTGAGCCTGGTGTTTTTTCAGGAGCGCTACCACGCTGCCAATAAAAAAGCTTGAATAAAGCTTGGTGCTGAACCATTTTTCACCGGCCTCCTCCAGCTTCTTATAACTGACGCCAGCGAACTGGCGGTAGTATTCTTTGTTGAGCTGCTCGCGGCATGTCCCTTTTTTTATTTCAGACCTGAAATGCGTCATATAACGTTCAAGTTCTTCATGTTCATTATTTTCACGGCACCAGAAATCGTAAAAATCAAACATGCTTTTGGTCGTTATAATCGTTTCATCAACGTCAAAAAATGCGGCTGCTTTCTGCAAGGTTTATTCCTCGTAATTCTTTCTCCGGCTTTTTACCGGGAAATCTTTATCATGGCCGGGTACGCCCGCATCAGCCCAGCGAGAGGGCGGTATCTCGGTAATCACAACAGATATTTTATCCAGCGGCGCGCCAGTGTGTTTATGCACGGCAAAAGTAATGTCTTCCTGCAAACCGAGAATTTCTCTTTCATTTTTTGCAGGCCATGTGGTGATATGAACAAATGGCATATTTATTTCTCACTTTACTGTAATAAATTCGTCGAAAGAGCGGCTTTTCAGTTTCAGTTGAGCATGAATATCTCCGCCCAGGCCATAAAGTCCTATTGCGCCGCCGTAGCTCTGTCGGGAGCTCATATAGAGCACGACCACGTTAATTATTCGGTTTTCATTACGTTCATGCGCGGGAAACGGATCGGGCAATTCTGCCCAGTAGTCTGCATTGCCGTTGTGATCGGTAATGAATACGTTGGGTATGCCCAGCGGCCCGGGGCGGCTCGGATTTTCGGTCGCCAAATCCTTTTCACGCAGGCTCATGACGGTATAAACACTGTCAGGTACAAGATAGCGAAAAGAAAACTTAAACAGAGCACGCCTGCTGTCTGCCGAAAGATGTACCTCGAGTATGCCCTCAGCTTGTATCCAGTCGGCCAGATTAACCGGAGGGATATGACGCTTGCCATCGCTGCTGCGGTAGTCCGCTATGTAGCCTTCATGCAGTGGGAGGCTGGGGCGGCTTTCGGTATTTGCCAGCGGACGCTGCTCGGGCGCGAACACCATTCCGTAGTTGTTTAACGGGACTGGTAAGGGAAGTGTGTGCAGGATAATATCCCGGCACTCTTCCTGTGACATGTCCTCAATGTCGCGCAGTATCTTATAGGGTGCCGTTTCTCCAAATGCAGGAAGCGGGCTGTCAGCGGCGACAATGACGCTGCGCCATTCAGGTCCGTTTTCTCCCGGTACCATGCCAACCACCACAAAGTTACCCTGCTGGTCCATTACCTCCGCAGGGGGATAAAGCGGCCCCTGGGTGGTAGCAGCCAGACGGTATTTCTGGCTGCGTAATTCAGGCATGCGTCACCCCGGGTGTTGCATCCTGCTGCGCCGCAATTGCTGCCTGCATGGCCGTCTCCGCCAGAGACTTTTCCTTTTCAGAAATCAGCGCTGAAGGGTAAACCGTGAACGACACGTCCATGGTTGCACAAAGCGTCTGGTGCTGAGTCACGCGAACCTGGGCCCTGAAGCGCCCCCTGCGCTCATTGACGTCCTTTTCAAGATATTCGAAATGGACTAGTGCAGGTAAAGGAAACAGGAAGCTTGAAAAATTAATCGCCATGCTGTTGATGACGTAGTAACGTCCTGTTTCCTGCTTGTAAATAAACTCTTCGGTAACGGCGATAAAAGCCTGACGACTTGCCTCAACCAGAAGCATTCCCTGAATGTGCTGACCGGTCTGATGATCGGCCATGAGCTCACAGCGCTCATCGATCAGCAGCGACATGGCAAAAAGGTCACTGTTATGTTCAGTCTGCTCCGCTGAGCCAATCAGAACATTCTGCTCAAGCCGCTTATGGCAGTGTGCATTCTTTTTATCGTTAACCAGTTTTTCCAGAGAGCACATTTTAATCTTATTGCCGTGAGCGGCATTTCTTGACTGATTGGAAATTACCTTTCCCGCAAAATCCTTACGCACACCCTGCCCGATGATAATTTCATGCTCTTTGTCGATAATATTGGCGGGTATTTGCGTCAATAATTCAAGCTGAGAAATTGTCAGAACATCTTTTCCGTTTGCAAATTCATTAAACTTATCGCCGACGACAACCAGTTTTTTACAGTTCATTTGGTTTCCCTCAACAACAACATGCACGATAGATACGGGGGTACAGGCCTTCATTACCTCCGGTGATATAGTTATCACCAGCCTGCTGGATAAAGTTTTTTACAGTTCATTTAGTTTTCCTCAACAACAACAACATGCAATGCACGATAGATACGGGTATACAGACCTTCATTACCTCCGGTGATATAGTTATCACCAGCCTGCTGGATAATTTCCTGATACCGCGCATTGGTAAATGCCTCTTTGTAAGCTTCTTTCTCGCCACTGAACGCAGAGATAAACATCACACCCGGCACGCCGCTGATGAGTGAGTGAAATGCCTCGAAGCTTTCAATTTTATCTTTATTATCTCTTACCACGTTAAAAATAGTCTCATCACGCCACTGGCGATATTGCTGATAGTTATGCGCCGGGACTTCAACGTGACGCAGCTGAATATACGTTGTTTCCGGAAGGTGTTTTTATTGTCGATGGGGATTCAACGAATCTAGCTAGCTAGGGAATAACGTGGCCGGAATAGCCACTGTTTACACATCATCATTAGATTAAATCCATGCAAAAAATATTAATCACGGGCGCAACAGGTTTTCTTGGCGGCGCGGTAACAGGTAATCTGTTAAAGAAAGGTCAAATAAATAATCTGCTGTTGCTTGTCAGGGGAGAAACGCCTGAAGAGGGACTGGAGCGGGTTAAAAAAAATCTGGCGAAGTTCGGGCTGGATAGCACTCTGCTGGACTCTCTGACATCTCAACAAATCCTGGCTGGCGATCTCTCTGAACCCGAGCATTTTACAGCGGATCCCCGGCTTGATGATGTTACTCACGTCCTGAATTGCGCCGCAGTGGCATCGTTCGGGAACAATCCCTGGATCTGGAAGGTAAACGTGGAAGGCACCTTTAAGTTCGCCAGCCGGATGAGCCGGGTCAGTGGACTTAAACGCTTTGTCCATGTGGGAACCGCGATGTCCTGTGCTCCGCGTGCCAACAGTCTGGTGACGGAAAGCGAACTGGCAACCTCCCGTCAGCAGCACATTGTCGAGTACACCTGGAGCAAAGCGACGATTGAAAGAATGATGATGGAGTCCTTACCCACGCTGCCGCTGGTGATTGCACGTCCCTCCATCGTGGTAGGCCATTCGCAATACGGATGTGAACCCTCCGCCAGTATCTTCTGGGTGTTCCGCATGGCGCTCATGCTGGGTAAATTTATGTGTGAGCTGGAAGACCGCATTGATGTTGTGCCGGTGGATTACTGTGCCGATGCGCTCGAATTGCTGCTGACAGCGGATGAAGTGGAGAAGGATGTGTTCCACATTTCTGCCGGAATGAACAGTAGCGTGACTTTTGCTGAAATCGACATCGCGATGGCCAAAGCATCTGGAGATTCCCCAGTCTCTGCCAGCTACCAGAAAGTCAATTACAAAGAATTGAGTGCGGATAAGAAAAATTTTTCGGCACTTTTTGGTCCCTGCAATGAACGCATCATGCTGCGGGCAATGAACCTTTATGGCCACTTTTCAAAGCTTAATGTGGTGTTCAGTAACGAGAAGTTGCTTAAGTTAGGTATGCCGCAATCATCAAAATTTACCGATTATCTTGATCGCTGTGTAGCGTCGACTAAGGGTTCTACGATTGCAGAGTTGATGGAGATTGATTTTAAATAAGCAGGCCGAACCTTAAATATTACTGACATCTAAACAGGCGCAATATATTGCGCCTGTTTCGTACTTCGTCGAGCGCATCCCCGGCATCACCCGGTTTATTCCGTCATTTTTCTTCACGCCCCCTGCTGCGAAATTTCTTCTGT
The window above is part of the Pantoea cypripedii genome. Proteins encoded here:
- a CDS encoding SDR family oxidoreductase is translated as MQKILITGATGFLGGAVTGNLLKKGQINNLLLLVRGETPEEGLERVKKNLAKFGLDSTLLDSLTSQQILAGDLSEPEHFTADPRLDDVTHVLNCAAVASFGNNPWIWKVNVEGTFKFASRMSRVSGLKRFVHVGTAMSCAPRANSLVTESELATSRQQHIVEYTWSKATIERMMMESLPTLPLVIARPSIVVGHSQYGCEPSASIFWVFRMALMLGKFMCELEDRIDVVPVDYCADALELLLTADEVEKDVFHISAGMNSSVTFAEIDIAMAKASGDSPVSASYQKVNYKELSADKKNFSALFGPCNERIMLRAMNLYGHFSKLNVVFSNEKLLKLGMPQSSKFTDYLDRCVASTKGSTIAELMEIDFK